GCGCAACGGGAGGCATCGGGTGGAGCGTCGCCGAACGAGCAGCGAAGGCGGGCGCTGGTGTACTCGCAACCGGGCGCGATACGGACCGATTAGAAGAGATCGACGACAGACTCGCGGAAGTCGACGCTTCAGGGCGGACAACGACACACGAAGCCGACATCACGAACGAGGCCGAGCGGGTCGAGCTTGCTTCGAAAGCCGAGCAGATGGGCGTGACGATGCTGGTGAATGCAGCCGGGATCACCGGTTCTCGAACAGACTTCGAGGACCTCTCACAGCACGAGGTGGCGGAGATTCTCGACCTCAACTTCGTATCCACACTACGGTTCACACAAGAACTCTACAGGTCGATGAAAGACCGTAGTGGAGGTGCGATAGTGAATATCGCATCCCTCTCGGGGCTTCGCGGGACGTACAAGTCGATTCCGTACTGCTCCTCGAAGTTCGCGTTGGTCGGATTCACGCAGTCGCTGGCGCTCGAAGCGATCGAACACGATATCAGGGTCAACGCAGTCTGTCCCGGATGGGTCGATACCGAGATGGGGAGAGAGGGCATACGGTCGAAAGCGGAGGCTCACGGGCGGGCGTACGACGAGCAACTCGAACGTGAACTGGACGCGATTCCGTCGAAGAGAATGTCGACACCAGACGACGTCGCGAACGCTGTGGTGTACCTGCTAAGTGATGCATCCGAGAATATCGTGGGGGAATCGCTGAAGATTTCGGGCGGCTCGGTGCTTCGTTGACCAGCGATTGGAGAGAGTGAGGGCATCATCCTCGTCTCCCGGTGAAGGATTCTATCGATAGCGGTCGAAAACTGTGTTCGTATCGGCCACTATATCTGTAGTTCGACTATCCTATCTGTGAGCGATGACTCGTTTCTTCGACTACACGTGCACGAGTTCGATTCGGTGTTAGGGATGTAGCCTATTTGCCAATATAGCTCGCACATTCATACATGAGTGGTAAAGATATAGAGTCGTAATGCGGATTCCACACGCGTGTGGTGATTTTGACCGCCACACGTGTCGGTCGACGGCTCCGCGACGGAGGTACACCGTGAGCGCGACGAAGTGACTGAAGCGCTACGCCGTCACCCCGCGTGAACGAGAAGCGCGAATCGGCCGCGGCGGTGAAGCCGCGAGATAAACGGTCCAGCAACCGTATGCGGTGAGACGACCGGTCTCGACCACTGACCGATACGGACGGGCCTGCAGTAGCAGAAACTGTCGCGTAACGTCTGCGACCGGCGAGAGGTGTTATGTCCGATGCGCGACGAGGCGACGTATGACCAGGCCCAAACGCGACCGGATGGCCATCAGCCGTCAAGATTTCACTCGCGTGTGGGGGCAGCAGGACGTGGACGCGATCGACGACATCTACGCGTCCGACTTCCGCGGACACGGGTTCCCGGTCGGCCGGACGTTCACGCGGGCGCAGTATCGGCGGACCGTCGAGTTGTTCCAGCGCGCGTTCGCCGACTGTTGGATCGACCTCGAAGCGATGCACGCCGACAGCGAGTTCGTCTACGCGTCGTGGCGGTTCTACGGCACGCCCGCGGGACCCGCTGCCAGCGACCGAGGAGCCGAGTCGGTGCTCTCGTTCTCCGGGAGCGGCCGGCACAGACACCGCGGGGGGAAAGTCGTCGAGGTTTGGCTCGACGTGAACTGGTCCTCGATCGTACCCCAGTTAGGGCGGACGTACACCAGCCGGATTCGGCGAGTATTCGCCGACGGACTCCGAGGATGAGTCGGCCGTCCCGGACCGGAGCGCGCGTCCCTCGAGTGGAACGACGACACGCGTGTCGCTGACCCCCTCAACGAACAGGTCCCGACTCGGCTCTCGCCTCGCGACCCCGCCGGCGACTGCGACGCCGAACGCGACGGCGCGAGTCGGCGGCGGTTCTGGTGCTACCCGCTCGCGCCCCGAAACGTCGTGTTCGACGGACTGCGACTCGACCGAGATGTTGGGACCCGAGCCCACCGACACCAGTCGAGAGTGGCGTGCGAGACGCGCGGAACGCGTCCCATCGTTCGACAGTGAGATATTTCCGAACGGTCAGACGACTACGTCCGTATGAGTCAGAACGCGGAGAACGAGTCCGAAACGAGCGGTCTGACGAAGCTTCGACTCGGGTTTCAGGTCCTCTACTCGGCTGTTTTCGTGGTTCTGTTCGTCGGCGTGGGAGCGGCACCGGGAAACTGGAACCTCCCCTTCGGTGTCGCCTTCGCGGCCTTCACCGTCTACTGGGCGTTTCGCGACGACGTCGAACGACGCCTCAGCAGACCCCAAGAGTGGGCCGTCTTCGCGTTCGCCGTCTGCGGTGTACTTCTCGGCATCGCCGTCGAGAGGGGCGAACTCACCGACGGAGTGCTTCTGGGGTTCGGAGGCGCAGTCGGCGTGGCCGTGCTGTTCGGCTACCGAGCGGTCGAACGCCGGTAGTCACCGATTCAACCAGCCTTCTGGCCGGCGGACCGCCGGTTCGCCGGCAACCGTTCTGAGCAAAACCTATGCCAAGCGGCTCCGAACAGTCGACCGCTCATGACACGAGTCTTCGGTTCGCCCGAGTCGTACGTACAAGGTCGCGGCGCGACCGCAGAGATCGGTGATCACGCGGCGTCGCTCGGCGGTTCGGCGCTGCTTCTGGCCGACGGGGTCGTACTCGACCTCGTCGAAGCCGACGCGACCGAAAGCCTCGAATCGAACGACATCGACGTCGAAACGGAACTGTTCGAGGGGGAGTGTTCGGCGGCCGAAATCGAACGAGTCGGCGAACTCGCATCGGAGGTCGACGCCGATTTCGTGATCGGTGCCGGCGGTGGGAAGGCGCTCGATACGGCCAAAGCGGTCGGTGAGGACCTCGGTATCGGCGTCGTCTCCATGCCGACCATCGCTTCGACGGACGCACCGTGTAGTGCGCTCTCCGTGATCTACTCCGAGCACGGCGAGTTTCAGGAGTATCGGTTCCTCGACCGACACCCCGACCTCGTCCTCGTGGATACGGCGCTGGTCGCGTCGGCACCGACCCGCTTCTTCACGTCTGGAATCGGTGACGCACTGGCGACGTGGTTCGAGGCCGACGCGACGAAGCGCTCCGACAGCGACAACGTCCTCGGCGGACGCGACACGGACGCGGGTCATCAACTCGCGAAGTTCTGCTACGACCAACTCCGCGAAAGCGGCGTCTCGGCCGTCGACGCCGTCGAGAACGACGCCGTGACGCCGAGCGTCGAGTCGGTGACCGAGGCGAACACCCTGTTGTCCGGGCTGGGCTTCGAGAGCGGCGGGCTCGCGGCGGCCCACGCCATCCACAACGGCCTGACCCAACTCGAAGCCACCCACGAGGCGACGCACGGAGAGAAAGTCAACGTCGGGACGCTCTCGCAACTGGTCCTCGAAGGTCGGAGCGACGAGTTCGTCGAAGACGTCGTCCGGTTCTCTCTCGACGTCGACCTGCCCGTGACGCTCGCCGAAATCGGCCTCGACGACCCGACGGACGACCAACTGACGACCGTCGCGGAGGCGGCCTGCGCCCCCGACGAGACCATCCACAACGAACCGTTCGACGTCACGCCAGAAGCGGTTCGCGACGCGATTCGGACCGCGGACGCCATCGGCGAGCGCGTCAGTTCGCGGTACTGACCCTCGCTACCGGCCACGGTATTCGGCGGCGGACCTACTGACGGAGTGGCGTTCGACGCCTGCTCGCGTCGGAGTCGGCGTCGGTGGTCGTGGGTGCCGTCGAGACACCGCCGGTCGGGCCGTCCGAGCGTCACACTCGGGTCCAGACAGGCGAGAGGAGTCTCGACAGCAGAAGTTATTCTCCGAGTGATAGTTACAACGATACGGCTGTAATTCCGAGTGTGACGACGGCCGTCGAGGACGACTTCGAGACGAGGCATCTTCCGGTCTGACAGCCTGAGGCTTCGCACGGGGTGGAAACCGAGATACGTCTTTATCCGCGTCGTCGCCGTACAGTCTCCTATGACGCTCACCGTCGAACCCCCGGAGTCGCCAGACATCACGAATCGCGGCCTGCCGCGCGCGCTCGAACCGGCGGACTCGCTCGAAGGGACGAGCGACCTGCGGCGGGAGGAGTTGGAGGGAATCCTCCGGGACGGCGCCTGGAGCGAAGCGTTCAACGAGTGGGCCGAGTACACCGACCTGGACGAGGCGGAGTACGAACGCATCCGCGACGCCGGACTCTTCCACGAGTTGGACTTCTACTGGGACCCGCTCGAAGCGCGACTGCGCTTCGAGGTGCCGACGTTGCCGTCGGCGTTGGCCGAGCAGACGGACCTCGCCTCGAAGGCCAACGCGGAGTTGACAGACCTCGGCCACATCGTGGTCGAGCGACTCGAAGACGGCTACGTGGACTGGGGCGAGGAGGGGGACTCGGGCGACACCTGGAGCGAGGAGACGTTCGAGGAGGAAACGTTCGAGGAGGAGACGTTCGAGGAGGAAACGTTCGAGGAGGAGACGTTCGAGAGCGACTGACGGCGCACCAGAGACTGTTCGACGACCCGACGCCGCATCGACTGGCGGGGAACACAGCCGCTTCTGTCGCCGCGACCGTCTCGACGTCAGACCGACGCGGTGGGGACGCTCACGCGCTCTCCATCCGCCGGAGTTCGTACTGATAGCGCCGGCCCCCCTTCTTCACGACGATACGCTGGCCGTCGTCGTCCCGTTCGAGGCTCTCGAAGTTGTCGCCCAGATTTCCCGGGTTGAGAGAGGACGCCGAGCCGTCGAGCCCGAAGTGGAGCGTCACGGTCCGGCGGCGCACGTCGTCGGCCTGCGTCGCCTCAACCGCGAGCAGTTCGCCGTTCTGCCGGACGCCGACGTCGCCGGTCAGTTCCCACGCGTTACCCCGGTAGCGCAGTTCCTCGCCCCGAAGGCTATCCCAGTGCGTGTCCACCATGGTGGGTATTCTTCACGAACCATCATCGGTGTTTCGGCGACCAGCGAGCGAGACGGGACGAGACGAAGCGAAACGGTGTGAGACCGGAGGCGCTCAGTCGTCCAGTTCGAGCACCAAGTGCGACCCGTCGCGCTCGAACGACGTACCGAACGACGCCGACAGGTCGCGCATCCGCTCGCGACTCCACGCGGCCGCGTCGCCCCGCGCCTCGTGGACCGCGTAGTCGCGAATCTCCGTCGGTACCAGCCGAGGTTCGCTGAGCGTCCCCTCGCCGGTCACCGACAGTGCGACGACACCGCCGACAATCGGGGTGCCGCCCGGAGATACGCTTTTCACTCGACCCGCCGAATCTGTTCGCATGCCCATAGAATTCGAACGCGAGGTCCAGACGGCGACGTTCCACAGTCCGCTCGAAGACTTCGAGCAGGTGTCGGTCGACACCGAACTCAGAGTCGACCCGCTGACCGGACGGACCGCGCGGGTCGTCACGGAGAACTTCCCGATGCCGGAGCAGCCCGAAATCGACGACGCGATACTCGACAGCGAGGGCTGTTTCTTCTGTCCCGGTACGGTCGAGGAGGCGACGCCGACCTACCCCGAGTGGGTCGGGACCGACCGCGGGGAGAGCGGCGAGGCGACGTCGTTCCCGAACCTGAACCCCTACGGCGCGTACTCGAACGTGGTCGCCCTCACCGAGGACCACTTCGTCCCCCTCGACGAGTTCACCACCGAGCAGTTCGCCGACGGCCTCTGCGCGGCGCTGGAGTACGTCCAGCGGGTGTTCGACCACGACGAGGACGCCCGGTTCGCCTCGGTGAACATGAACTTCCTCCGGCCGGCGGGGTCGAGTCTCATCCATCCGCACATGCAGACGGTCGTCGACGACCGCGGGACGAACGAACAGCGCCGCGTCGCCGAGGCGGCCCGCGACTTCTACGACGAACACGACGAGGTCTACTGGTCGGAACTCGCCATCGAGGAACGCGGCGGCGACCGCTATCTGGCCGAAATCGGCAACGTCCACTGGCTGGCCCCGTTCGCCCCGAAACACCATCGTCACCTCGTCGGGGTCGCGACCCAGATCGTTCAGGGCGTCCCCCAACCGCGCGGCGACGTCACGCACGACTTCGCCGCGGGACTCGTGAACGTCCTCTCGTACTACGCCTCGCTCGGCCTGAACAGCTTCAACGTCGCCATGTTCCTCGAACGCGACGACCCCGCGCTCCCGCCGGTGCTGAACGTCACCGCACGGTCCGTGTTCGACGAGTACTACTGGAGCGACGCGACGTTCTTCACCACGCTCCACGACGAGGGCGTCGTCGACGCCGCGCCGGAGGACTACGGCCACGCGGCGCACACGTTCTTCTGAGCGCCGAGCGCGCGATGGAGTTCCCGGCCGCGAGTCCGCGGCCGTTCGCGGCTCGATTCGACCGACTCCCGTCGCGCGGTCACCCACTCGGGTTCGGCGACGGTGAGCCCATCGGCCGTCCGGAACGACCGCCGGTACCGGACGCTGACGTCGACGGTTCGTTCGCCGCCGTCGACGCTGGCGACTGCGGTTCCGGCGTAGCGGACGTCGACGCCGAGAATCAGGCCGCGTTCGTCGACGAGAATCGTCGCGCTCGCGTCGTCGACGACGTTGGGAAGGCTCCGGACGCCGGGGCGTCGCTCGCCGAGATACTCGCTGCTCGCGAACCGATAGACGGTCGCGTTCCCGCGTTCGGAGCGACCGTCGTAGGCGAACGCGAACTTCGAGAGACTCGCGTCGAGCGTGTGGTCGAGCGCCCACGCTCTGAACGTCTCGGCGGTCAGGTTCCGCGTCTTACCGCCCGTGTTCCACTCGCCGTCACTCGGACGCGCCCGCGTGTACCAGACCGAGGGGGTCGCGAACACCTCCACCTGGACTCGCGAGTCGGGACGGACGACGGTCCGCCGCTGGACGAACCGCGGCGTGGGGGACGCGACGTCGAACCGGTGTCTCGCGGTCTGGTTCCACTTCCACCGGTCCGGTCGCGGACTGCCCCGCGGCCGACTCGCGTTGATTCGTTGTTCGACGCGGTACGTCCCGGCCGTCGCCAAGGCCGTGCGGTGGGCGTCGACGAGGCGAGAGACGTTCTCGACGCCGTCGGCGGACGTACCGGGCGGGAACCCCGCGTCGGCGTTGGACGAGTCGGTACCGAACGGTTCCGTGAGAGTCACTGCGCCGCCGGTCACGACGACGGTCAGGGCGACGAACGACGCGAGCGCCCACCGTCGGGAACCGGGGGCGTCGCTCCCGCCGGTCATGCTCGTCCGGTGCGAGAGCGCCTTCCGAGTCGGAGAGCGGGGTTCGTCGCCGACCCGAGCCAGCCCGGCGGTTCAATCGTCATCAGTTCGAGTACCGTCCGGAAGATGATAAATCGTCACGTCGCGTGACTCTCCGTTTCTGCGAGCGGAGGGGGAGAGTACGGAGCGAGAGCGGCTAAAAGCCCCACATTCGGCCGAGAAGCGGGCTGCTGTCGGGTGCAGCGACGCTGGCGTCCGGAACGGCGGGACGTTCGCCCCCGCGGCCGCCGCGAGCGGCGGCCATCACTTCCCACGCGCTGGGAACGAACGTTCCGATTGATATTGTCAGAAGTAGAATACTTCTGTGCATGAATTTCGACGAGTTCACCGGCACGATTCAGCATCGACTCGAACTGCCCGGCACCGGCGAAGCCGTGCGTGCGATACGCGCGACCCTGATGACGCTGGGCGAGCGAATTCCGGCGGGCGCAGCCGAGGACCTCGCGGCTTCGCTCCCGATGGAGATACGGTGGTACCTGACCGGCGCCGTCGCCGAACACGGCCAGCGGTTCGACTGGCAGGAGTTCGTCTCGCGGGTCAGCGAAATCGAGAACGCGGACCCCGCGGACGCCGCCTATCACGCTCGCGTCGTCGTCGACCTGGTTCACTCGCAGGTCCCGCCGTCGGACTTCCAACAGCTTCGCGACCAACTTCCCGAGAGCGAAGACGACGAAAACTGGCGCAAACTGTTCGAGACCGTCGACGCCGGCGGGTGGAGCGAACACGAGGCGTGAGGCGCACCGGTCCGACCGTCGGCCGTCGGCGACCCGACCGAGCGCCGCGACTGGTGGGATGACGGAGTGGACGAACGTGCCTGCCTGGAACGCAGGTGGCCGAGAGGCCTCGTGGGTTCGAATCCCACTCCCACCGTGGCAGCGAGCCGAACGGGAGCAATTTTCACCCTCGGTATCGTAGACCGGAGCATGTCCAAAGCGACGTTCGAGGTGTACGAGGACCGGAGCGGAAAGTGGCGCTGGCGACTCGTCCACGACAACGGCAACATCATCGCCGACGGCGGCGAGGGATACGCCAGCCGTCAGAAGTGCGAGCAGGGTATCGAGAGCGTCAAACGGAACGCGTCGGACGCGGAAGTGGAGGAAGTAGCGAAGCCGACGGGCGACAGAGAGTAGCGACTCGTCGGCATCGCTCGCACGCGCCGGCCTGAACTCACCTCCACGAGGGGACGGACCTCCGTTCCGAGCGACCGTGCGTCGGCGTCTCGGTCACCACGAACCGCGAGTCACTCGGAGTAGCCCTCCTGAAGGAACGTCCCTCCGGTCTCGTACATCGAGAGTAACTCCTCGATGAACTCCTCGCACGTCTCGTCCTCCTCGAGGTGTCCCTCCAGTCGTTCCCTGAGTTCGTCGCTGATTTCGAGTGTGTACGTCATGCTACGCGTGCCTCCCCGTCCCTCCATTCGCGTGCGGTGTGCAAATACCCCGGTCCCCGTTCTCGGTCGGTAGTAATCCCCGAGAGGTACTCGTCAACGAACGTCACTTTCTCCGGGCGGAATGGAGTTCAGAACGCGGCCACGGACGGGTCGAATCACCGCGTTACGGCGACGGCTCGTCGGTAGTTGAAATATATACTCGTCCAAAACACCTCCCTGCCGACCTTCGTACACGATTTCTGTCTGCGAATTTATATCCGCTATATATTCGAGTTCCGGTAGGCCGCTGACCTTAGCAAGTCCTTTTCGGCCCAAAGTTTTCAGACCAGATACCGTAGAAAGCCCCGTTTTTGATCGAATAGCCTTCCATTCGTCTTCCCGGCTTCGGACGGGACAGCGATACAGCTCCCGCGCCATAACAGATTCTACATAGATTCGGACTTGTCGAGATATACGAGGCCGGACACGCCCAAGCGCGGAACTGGAAGCGGGGTTCAACGAATCGACCGACGGACGACGAGGCGACGACAGCGCCGAACCACTTCCGCACGTCGTCGCGGTCAGAGAGAGCGTCGGCAGTCGCGTCCGGTGCCCGGTCACCGCTCGGCTTCCGCGTGTGAGTCTGTCACTTAAGCCTGCCTTGTAGCTATCAGCGGCCTAATGGGATAGCGGTGAAAATCAGGGGGACGACGCATGCCCTCCAGCTATCGCCGTTCGTTCCTCGGAGCGTGCAGTACCGCTCTCGGTGTCGGTCTCGCGGGTTGCGCGGGCCGGTTCACGAGCAGCACACGAACAGACGCGGCGTCGGGCGCGGCCGCCAGCGCAGGCGACCAACTGGCGCTCCCCTCCGCCGTCTCCCGAAACGACCTCCCCGACGGCGACGTGGTTCTCAAACCGGACGGGAAGGTCGTGCTGTTGAACTTCTTCACGACGTGGTGCCGACCGTGCCAGGAGGAGATGCCGGCGTTCCGTCGACTGCGCGCGGAGTACGACACCGAGACGTTCCACATAGTATCGATCACGCCGGAGGTCGACGAGAAACTCATCCGGAAGTTCTGGACCGAGTACGAGGGAACCTGGCCGGTCGTCACGGACCCGAGCCTCGTCGCGACCGACCGGTGGGACGCCAACAGTTACCCGACGAACCTCGTGTTCGACGCGGATGGAACCCCCGCGTCCGGTGACGACCCGGAGGTCAGAGCGCGGTCGTTCGAGGAGTTCAAGTCGGTCGTCGACCCCCTGGTGGCGGAGGCGTGACGATGGCCGGACTCGCACTCCCCGCGCTGTTCGCACTCTCGTTTTCGGCCGGCGTCGCGACGTTCTTCGCCCCGTGCGCGTTTCCGCTCCTCCCCGGCTACCTCTCGTACTTCCTGAGCGACACGGTGACACGTGCCGACGGTCGAGGGGTCGCCGAAGCCGCCGCCTCGACGGGGGGTTCGACGGGGACGAGTGCGCTCGTCACGCGGGTTCGCCGTCCGCTGGCGCGGGCGGTGCTGATGAGCCTGCTCGCCGGCGTCGGGATGACGGCCGTGTACGTCGGCCTGGCGGGGTCCGCCGCG
This is a stretch of genomic DNA from Halogeometricum rufum. It encodes these proteins:
- a CDS encoding SDR family NAD(P)-dependent oxidoreductase; translated protein: MPTFSEDALGGESVVVTGATGGIGWSVAERAAKAGAGVLATGRDTDRLEEIDDRLAEVDASGRTTTHEADITNEAERVELASKAEQMGVTMLVNAAGITGSRTDFEDLSQHEVAEILDLNFVSTLRFTQELYRSMKDRSGGAIVNIASLSGLRGTYKSIPYCSSKFALVGFTQSLALEAIEHDIRVNAVCPGWVDTEMGREGIRSKAEAHGRAYDEQLERELDAIPSKRMSTPDDVANAVVYLLSDASENIVGESLKISGGSVLR
- a CDS encoding ester cyclase, whose amino-acid sequence is MTRPKRDRMAISRQDFTRVWGQQDVDAIDDIYASDFRGHGFPVGRTFTRAQYRRTVELFQRAFADCWIDLEAMHADSEFVYASWRFYGTPAGPAASDRGAESVLSFSGSGRHRHRGGKVVEVWLDVNWSSIVPQLGRTYTSRIRRVFADGLRG
- a CDS encoding aminoglycoside phosphotransferase; amino-acid sequence: MSQNAENESETSGLTKLRLGFQVLYSAVFVVLFVGVGAAPGNWNLPFGVAFAAFTVYWAFRDDVERRLSRPQEWAVFAFAVCGVLLGIAVERGELTDGVLLGFGGAVGVAVLFGYRAVERR
- a CDS encoding glycerol dehydrogenase, whose protein sequence is MTRVFGSPESYVQGRGATAEIGDHAASLGGSALLLADGVVLDLVEADATESLESNDIDVETELFEGECSAAEIERVGELASEVDADFVIGAGGGKALDTAKAVGEDLGIGVVSMPTIASTDAPCSALSVIYSEHGEFQEYRFLDRHPDLVLVDTALVASAPTRFFTSGIGDALATWFEADATKRSDSDNVLGGRDTDAGHQLAKFCYDQLRESGVSAVDAVENDAVTPSVESVTEANTLLSGLGFESGGLAAAHAIHNGLTQLEATHEATHGEKVNVGTLSQLVLEGRSDEFVEDVVRFSLDVDLPVTLAEIGLDDPTDDQLTTVAEAACAPDETIHNEPFDVTPEAVRDAIRTADAIGERVSSRY
- a CDS encoding DUF2267 domain-containing protein, with product MNFDEFTGTIQHRLELPGTGEAVRAIRATLMTLGERIPAGAAEDLAASLPMEIRWYLTGAVAEHGQRFDWQEFVSRVSEIENADPADAAYHARVVVDLVHSQVPPSDFQQLRDQLPESEDDENWRKLFETVDAGGWSEHEA
- a CDS encoding HVO_2922 family protein, with translation MSKATFEVYEDRSGKWRWRLVHDNGNIIADGGEGYASRQKCEQGIESVKRNASDAEVEEVAKPTGDRE
- a CDS encoding DUF7557 family protein yields the protein MTYTLEISDELRERLEGHLEEDETCEEFIEELLSMYETGGTFLQEGYSE
- a CDS encoding TlpA family protein disulfide reductase; translation: MPSSYRRSFLGACSTALGVGLAGCAGRFTSSTRTDAASGAAASAGDQLALPSAVSRNDLPDGDVVLKPDGKVVLLNFFTTWCRPCQEEMPAFRRLRAEYDTETFHIVSITPEVDEKLIRKFWTEYEGTWPVVTDPSLVATDRWDANSYPTNLVFDADGTPASGDDPEVRARSFEEFKSVVDPLVAEA